In one Dermochelys coriacea isolate rDerCor1 chromosome 20, rDerCor1.pri.v4, whole genome shotgun sequence genomic region, the following are encoded:
- the TUBA1B gene encoding tubulin alpha-1B chain isoform X1, with the protein MCRSRWCVQEGWGVCLRNRECISIHVGQAGVQIGNACWELYCLEHGIQPDGQMPSDKTIGGGDDSFNTFFSETGAGKHVPRAVFVDLEPTVIDEVRTGTYRQLFHPEQLITGKEDAANNYARGHYTIGKEIIDLVLDRIRKLADQCTGLQGFLVFHSFGGGTGSGFTSLLMERLSVDYGKKSKLEFSIYPAPQVSTAVVEPYNSILTTHTTLEHSDCAFMVDNEAIYDICRRNLDIERPTYTNLNRLISQIVSSITASLRFDGALNVDLTEFQTNLVPYPRIHFPLATYAPVISAEKAYHEQLSVAEITNACFEPANQMVKCDPRHGKYMACCLLYRGDVVPKDVNAAIATIKTKRSIQFVDWCPTGFKVGINYQPPTVVPGGDLAKVQRAVCMLSNTTAIAEAWARLDHKFDLMYAKRAFVHWYVGEGMEEGEFSEAREDMAALEKDYEEVGVDSVEGEGEEEGEE; encoded by the exons ATGTGTCGGAGCAGGTGGTGTGTtcaggaagggtggggggtgtGCCTTAGGAAT CGTGAGTGCATCTCTATCCACGTCGGCCAGGCTGGTGTCCAGATCGGCAACGCCTGCTGGGAGCTCTACTGCCTGGAACATGGGATCCAGCCTGATGGCCAGATGCCCAGTGACAAGACCATCGGTGGAGGAGATGACTCCTTCAACACCTTCTTCAGTGAGACAGGCGCTGGCAAGCACGTCCCCAGAGCCGTGTTTGTGGACTTGGAGCCAACAGTCATAG ATGAAGTGCGCACTGGAACCTACCGCCAACTTTTCCATCCTGagcagctcatcactggcaaggaaGATGCTGCCAACAACTATGCCCGTGGGCACTACACCATTGGGAAAGAAATCATTGACCTAGTTCTCGACAGGATCCGCAAGCTG GCCGACCAGTGCACAGGTCTCCAGGGCTTCCTGGTCTTCCACAGCTTTGGAGGTGGCACTGGTTCTGGGTTCACCTCCCTGCTGATGGAGCGTCTGTCTGTTGACTATGGCAAGAAATCCAAGCTGGAGTTCTCCATCTACCCTGCTCCTCAGGTCTCCACCGCAGTGGTGGAGCCCTACAACTCCATCCTGACCACCCACACCACCCTGGAGCACTCTGACTGCGCCTTCATGGTAGACAACGAGGCCATCTATGACATCTGCCGCAGGAACCTGGACATTGAGCGCCCCACCTACACCAACCTGAACCGTCTCATTAGCCAGATCGTGTCCTCCATCACTGCCTCCCTCCGATTTGATGGTGCCCTGAATGTAGATCTGACAGAGTTCCAGACCAACTTGGTGCCCTACCCCCGTATCCACTTCCCTCTGGCCACCTATGCCCCAGTCATCTCTGCTGAGAAAGCTTACCATGAGCAGCTTTCTGTAGCAGAGATCACAAACGCTTGCTTTGAGCCAGCCAACCAGATGGTGAAATGTGACCCTCGCCACGGGAAATACATGGCCTGCTGCCTGTTGTACCGTGGGGACGTGGTTCCCAAAGATGTCAATGCTGCTATTGCCACCATCAAAACCAAGCGTAGCATCCAGTTTGTGGACTGGTGCCCAACTGGCTTCAAGGTTGGTATCAACTACCAGCCTCCCACTGTGGTTCCTGGCGGTGACCTGGCCAAGGTGCAGCGGGCCGTGTGCATGCTCAGCAACACCACAGCCATAGCTGAGGCCTGGGCTCGTCTGGACCACAAGTTTGACCTGATGTACGCCAAGCGTGCCTTTGTTCACTGGTACgtaggggaggggatggaggaaggCGAATTCTCGGAGGCTCGGGAGGACATGGCTGCCCTAGAGAAGGATTACGAAGAGGTTGGTGTGGATTCTGTTGAAGGGGAGGGtgaagaggaaggggaggaatAG
- the TUBA1A gene encoding tubulin alpha-1A chain yields the protein MRECISIHVGQAGVQIGNACWELYCLEHGIQPDGQMPSDKTIGGGDDSFNTFFSETGAGKHVPRAVFVDLEPTVIDEVRTGTYRQLFHPEQLITGKEDAANNYARGHYTIGKEIIDLVLDRIRKLADQCTGLQGFLVFHSFGGGTGSGFTSLLMERLSVDYGKKSKLEFSIYPAPQVSTAVVEPYNSILTTHTTLEHSDCAFMVDNEAIYDICRRNLDIERPTYTNLNRLIGQIVSSITASLRFDGALNVDLTEFQTNLVPYPRIHFPLATYAPVISAEKAYHEQLSVAEITNACFEPANQMVKCDPRHGKYMACCLLYRGDVVPKDVNAAIATIKTKRTIQFVDWCPTGFKVGINYQPPTVVPGGDLAKVQRAVCMLSNTTAIAEAWARLDHKFDLMYAKRAFVHWYVGEGMEEGEFSEAREDMAALEKDYEEVGVDSVEGEGEEEGEEY from the exons atg CGTGAGTGCATCTCTATCCACGTCGGCCAGGCTGGTGTCCAGATCGGCAATGCCTGCTGGGAGCTCTACTGCCTGGAACATGGGATCCAGCCTGATGGCCAGATGCCCAGTGACAAGACCATCGGTGGAGGAGACGACTCCTTCAACACCTTCTTCAGTGAGACAGGCGCTGGCAAGCATGTCCCCAGAGCCGTGTTTGTGGACTTGGAGCCAACAGTCATAG ATGAAGTGCGCACTGGAACCTACCGCCAACTTTTCCATCCTGagcagctcatcactggcaaggaaGATGCTGCCAACAACTATGCCCGTGGGCATTACACCATTGGGAAAGAAATCATTGACCTGGTTCTCGACAGGATCCGCAAGCTG GCTGACCAGTGCACAGGTCTCCAGGGCTTCCTGGTCTTCCACAGCTTTGGAGGTGGCACTGGTTCTGGGTTCACCTCCCTGCTGATGGAGCGTCTGTCTGTTGACTATGGCAAGAAATCCAAGCTGGAGTTCTCCATCTACCCTGCTCCTCAGGTCTCCACCGCAGTGGTGGAGCCCTACAACTCCATCCTGACCACCCACACCACCCTGGAGCACTCTGACTGCGCCTTCATGGTAGACAACGAGGCCATCTATGACATCTGCCGCAGGAACCTGGACATTGAGCGCCCCACCTACACCAACCTGAACCGGTTGATAGGCCAGATAGTGTCTTCCATCACTGCCTCCCTCCGATTTGATGGTGCCCTGAATGTAGATCTGACAGAGTTTCAGACCAACTTGGTGCCCTACCCTCGTATCCACTTCCCTCTGGCCACCTATGCCCCAGTCATCTCTGCTGAGAAAGCTTACCATGAGCAACTTTCTGTAGCAGAGATCACAAACGCTTGCTTTGAGCCAGCCAACCAGATGGTGAAATGTGACCCTCGCCACGGGAAATACATGGCCTGCTGCCTGTTGTACCGTGGGGATGTGGTTCCCAAAGATGTCAATGCTGCTATTGCCACCATCAAAACCAAGCGCACTATCCAGTTTGTGGACTGGTGCCCAACTGGCTTCAAGGTTGGTATCAACTACCAGCCTCCCACTGTGGTTCCTGGCGGTGACCTGGCCAAGGTGCAGCGGGCCGTGTGCATGCTCAGCAACACCACAGCCATAGCTGAGGCCTGGGCTCGTCTGGACCACAAGTTTGACCTGATGTACGCCAAGCGTGCCTTTGTTCACTGGTACgtaggggaggggatggaggaaggCGAATTCTCGGAGGCTCGGGAGGACATGGCTGCCCTAGAGAAGGATTACGAAGAGGTTGGTGTGGATTCTGTTGAAGGGGAGGGCgaagaggaaggggaggaatATTAA
- the TUBA1B gene encoding tubulin alpha-1B chain isoform X2 translates to MRECISIHVGQAGVQIGNACWELYCLEHGIQPDGQMPSDKTIGGGDDSFNTFFSETGAGKHVPRAVFVDLEPTVIDEVRTGTYRQLFHPEQLITGKEDAANNYARGHYTIGKEIIDLVLDRIRKLADQCTGLQGFLVFHSFGGGTGSGFTSLLMERLSVDYGKKSKLEFSIYPAPQVSTAVVEPYNSILTTHTTLEHSDCAFMVDNEAIYDICRRNLDIERPTYTNLNRLISQIVSSITASLRFDGALNVDLTEFQTNLVPYPRIHFPLATYAPVISAEKAYHEQLSVAEITNACFEPANQMVKCDPRHGKYMACCLLYRGDVVPKDVNAAIATIKTKRSIQFVDWCPTGFKVGINYQPPTVVPGGDLAKVQRAVCMLSNTTAIAEAWARLDHKFDLMYAKRAFVHWYVGEGMEEGEFSEAREDMAALEKDYEEVGVDSVEGEGEEEGEE, encoded by the exons atg CGTGAGTGCATCTCTATCCACGTCGGCCAGGCTGGTGTCCAGATCGGCAACGCCTGCTGGGAGCTCTACTGCCTGGAACATGGGATCCAGCCTGATGGCCAGATGCCCAGTGACAAGACCATCGGTGGAGGAGATGACTCCTTCAACACCTTCTTCAGTGAGACAGGCGCTGGCAAGCACGTCCCCAGAGCCGTGTTTGTGGACTTGGAGCCAACAGTCATAG ATGAAGTGCGCACTGGAACCTACCGCCAACTTTTCCATCCTGagcagctcatcactggcaaggaaGATGCTGCCAACAACTATGCCCGTGGGCACTACACCATTGGGAAAGAAATCATTGACCTAGTTCTCGACAGGATCCGCAAGCTG GCCGACCAGTGCACAGGTCTCCAGGGCTTCCTGGTCTTCCACAGCTTTGGAGGTGGCACTGGTTCTGGGTTCACCTCCCTGCTGATGGAGCGTCTGTCTGTTGACTATGGCAAGAAATCCAAGCTGGAGTTCTCCATCTACCCTGCTCCTCAGGTCTCCACCGCAGTGGTGGAGCCCTACAACTCCATCCTGACCACCCACACCACCCTGGAGCACTCTGACTGCGCCTTCATGGTAGACAACGAGGCCATCTATGACATCTGCCGCAGGAACCTGGACATTGAGCGCCCCACCTACACCAACCTGAACCGTCTCATTAGCCAGATCGTGTCCTCCATCACTGCCTCCCTCCGATTTGATGGTGCCCTGAATGTAGATCTGACAGAGTTCCAGACCAACTTGGTGCCCTACCCCCGTATCCACTTCCCTCTGGCCACCTATGCCCCAGTCATCTCTGCTGAGAAAGCTTACCATGAGCAGCTTTCTGTAGCAGAGATCACAAACGCTTGCTTTGAGCCAGCCAACCAGATGGTGAAATGTGACCCTCGCCACGGGAAATACATGGCCTGCTGCCTGTTGTACCGTGGGGACGTGGTTCCCAAAGATGTCAATGCTGCTATTGCCACCATCAAAACCAAGCGTAGCATCCAGTTTGTGGACTGGTGCCCAACTGGCTTCAAGGTTGGTATCAACTACCAGCCTCCCACTGTGGTTCCTGGCGGTGACCTGGCCAAGGTGCAGCGGGCCGTGTGCATGCTCAGCAACACCACAGCCATAGCTGAGGCCTGGGCTCGTCTGGACCACAAGTTTGACCTGATGTACGCCAAGCGTGCCTTTGTTCACTGGTACgtaggggaggggatggaggaaggCGAATTCTCGGAGGCTCGGGAGGACATGGCTGCCCTAGAGAAGGATTACGAAGAGGTTGGTGTGGATTCTGTTGAAGGGGAGGGtgaagaggaaggggaggaatAG